The Culex quinquefasciatus strain JHB chromosome 2, VPISU_Cqui_1.0_pri_paternal, whole genome shotgun sequence genome contains the following window.
CACAGTAACACgaagtttgatatttttgaaaattattgcaCTTTTCATAACAACTAACAAATACTCGAGACTAATCCCCGAAAAATATCCCACCCCGATGGGATGTCCGCTTGGCACTTGCCGCACAGCACGGCTTCCGAACCTCCTCCTTTGGTTTCCACCCCCTGGTCTTCATCCGGTCCAAACTCCTCCTGCAAGGATCCACCCAAAAGCGCAAACAGAGCGTCTTGCAGAATATGCTGAACTTGATGGTCTCACTCAGGAACGTGTAGATCAACGGGTTGAGCACACAGTTGACCATCGCCATGATCCCGAAGGTGTAGTGCAGAACCCAGTGCGAGTTGGTGTTGGCCACCCCGTGTAGCTTGACCAGCAGGTAGACCCACATCGGAAGTCGACAGCAGAAGAACACCGCTATGATGAACACGATGGCCTTGAACATGCGGAGTTGGCGCCGTTTTCGGTCCTTGGTTGCGGGACTAGCGTGGGTTGCGGGTCTTGGGGGAAGTGGGGGAGGGGGTGGAGGTTCCCGGGGTGGGGAGTTGACGTCCAGGCAGTTGATACAGGTGCACTTTTGGGAGGTGTGACGACCTATTGGGATTGTCGAGCTGATGTTGGTCGTGGTGGTGGTTTTGCGATCGCCGGAGGTGTCCGTCGGTGAGGGTTTCTTGGATTTCTTGGGTAGGTTGGCCAGGGTTTGGATCGGGTTGCGACGGGTCCAGATTTCTTTGGCTATTACGGAGTTGAGCCACAGGAAGGACAGTAGTGCTGGCAGGAAGATCACCGTGAAAACGATTCCAAAGTAGTAGCCGTTCTTGGTCTTATCCGTGGCGCACATTTCAGCCATGAAGTAACCGGTGATCACTTTTGGATGAGCTGGGTCCGCTAGCAGAACGACTACGTTGTAGATCTCGTAGAGCGTTAGCATCGGGGTAGATATTCCAGCTGCGAGGCCCCAGATCAGTATCGAGCAGATGATGCAAAAGATTCCACTTGGTTCCCAGATTCCTTTGGTTAGTCGTACAACGGCCATGTAGCGATCGAGAGCGATCGCTACCAGGGTAATGCTGTTGACCAGGACGGCCATAGTTTGGAAGAATGGTGCCAAGTTGCATGCCACTTCTCCCAATGtctgaaaatttaatcttttaTAATCTTGTTTGAAAAAGGAACATCATTTCAACATACCCACAACGAGTTGTACTCCGTGTTGAACTGCGACAAATACACGATCGAGGTCACGGTCACGAAGCAAATGTCGCTCAAGGCCAGCGTCAGCAGGCAAACCCGGAACAGATGCCGTTGCTTCCGGCGAACGTTCGTAATAACCGTCAGCAGGTTCCCGAATATCGCCAACACCCCGACCAAGATAACAATCACGGTGAACACGGTTCGCTGCTGCGTAGTAAGATTCTTCAGCGATTGCTCCCAATATCCGACCAGGTTCGTGTCGCGACTCATCGGTTCCTGCAGGTCCTGGTGCGTTCCGGCGGTAAAGTTGGACGCCGTCAGCCACTGGTACACGTGGGGAGCGATTTCCAGGGACATTATCCTTGGAATTTTGGGTTATCCACGTGGCACCATATTGCGAGTTTAGCGAGGTTAGGTACACACACTCCCAGACACGTGGGTTGACGTTCCTGGTGTAGGACGCGCGCGAATGAAATTTACGACCAGAATTGGCTATCACTTATATAGGTTTTGGATGATTGACGGGAAATCGGCTTTTCGTTGTTATCAATTGCTTGGAAAAGTCACGATGATAACGAATGGGATGCTTCCCGGGAATTcaaagttttgttaaaaaacaaaagttttcaaaaaa
Protein-coding sequences here:
- the LOC6042356 gene encoding G-protein coupled receptor moody — its product is MSLEIAPHVYQWLTASNFTAGTHQDLQEPMSRDTNLVGYWEQSLKNLTTQQRTVFTVIVILVGVLAIFGNLLTVITNVRRKQRHLFRVCLLTLALSDICFVTVTSIVYLSQFNTEYNSLWTLGEVACNLAPFFQTMAVLVNSITLVAIALDRYMAVVRLTKGIWEPSGIFCIICSILIWGLAAGISTPMLTLYEIYNVVVLLADPAHPKVITGYFMAEMCATDKTKNGYYFGIVFTVIFLPALLSFLWLNSVIAKEIWTRRNPIQTLANLPKKSKKPSPTDTSGDRKTTTTTNISSTIPIGRHTSQKCTCINCLDVNSPPREPPPPPPLPPRPATHASPATKDRKRRQLRMFKAIVFIIAVFFCCRLPMWVYLLVKLHGVANTNSHWVLHYTFGIMAMVNCVLNPLIYTFLSETIKFSIFCKTLCLRFWVDPCRRSLDRMKTRGWKPKEEVRKPCCAASAKRTSHRGGIFFGD